CTGGAGATTAAAGGCTCAAGACCGGCTAAATCAATCCGCTCAACCCGCTGATAGTTTGCATCACTGTCAGCATAAACCGGCTCAATCTGCCGTTTGGTTCTGCGCTGGCAGTATTCAAGCACCTCAGGGCTTGGCGGAAAGAGAATGATGATTGCGCCCATCTCTGTGCCGAGTGAAGCGATGGTGATGCGTCTATCAAGGCTTAAACCTTCAGCATATTCACCATAAACCTCTGCGGCACAACCTAACAGCCCGCTCGCTCCAAAATGACGCAAAAGCGCCAGACCGACATCCTTGGGGGTAACAAGCGGCGCGGGTCTGCCCGTAAGTTCAATCCGCACTGTTGGCGGCACCTCAAACCAGACCCTGCCTTTTGCCCAGGCGCAGGCGATGTCCTTATCACCCATCCCCTGACCAAACGCACCAATCGCACCAAGGATGTTGGCATGGGAGTCGGTAGAAACCAAGGTCTCGCCCGGACCGATTAAACCCTCATCAATCGCCAGGTGGGTGCCAATACCTGAATCAATGTCAAACACCTTAATCCCCCATTTCCGGGCAAAGAGCCGGCAGAGTTGCTGGTTTGCCGCATACTTCTGGTCAGAACCGGTTGGGTTGCAGTCAAAGGTGAAAAATGTCCTTTTCGGGTCTGCAACTCCCAGACCGTGCTCCTCAATCTCCTTGATAACATTGGCACCACCAAAATCCCTTGCCACCCGCACATCAATCTCCATATCCACAATATCACCGGGCTTGACCTCGGCAGCACCTGAATGGCGCGCAATTATCTTTTCTATGATTGTGCCCTTCATAAGATCAAGAGCCCCTTCTGCATCATCACCAGAGGGTCAAAGGTGGCAAAATCTGCCTGATGAATCAGCACCGTCTCCAAAACCTTGGGCGCACCCTCACCCTCCTTGGCATGACAGGCGATGGTATTAATCACATCTCTGGGCAACCCCACCTTTGCCGCAATGACTGCACCGGCAATTGGATGCCTTGTCAGTTCACCTGCTTTGCTCTTTTTGAACCCGCCCTTACCATCAGGCTCAACCTCAACCAGTTTGCCCACATCATGCAAGAGTGCGCCGGCAACCAGCCGGTCAAGATTAATTTTATAGGGCATACTCTTATAGGAGTTTATCTGCGCCTGTGCCAGCGCGAGCGCACCTTCGGTAACCGCAATCGTGTGCTCAACAATGTTTATCCCCTTGGTATCGGTCAAGAGGGTAAAAGGCATATTCAAAAGTTCCTCAATTGAACCCCAGCCACCTTCCTTTGCCGCCTGAACCCATACCTCAACAACCTGAGTGCGCAGATTTTTATCCCCTATCCTTTTGAGTTGAGGCTCAAACAGACGCTCAATCTCTTCAAAGGTAATCACAAAACCTCCTTACAACGCCTTGATTATCGCCTCGGTCATCTCTTGTGTTGAAGCCGCACCGTATTGGAAAACATCCGGACCCCCCTTGAGCCGGAGCATATCATAGGTGCGCACCTTGCCTTCAAGAACAACCCTTGCCACCGCCTTTTCAATCCGCCTTGCCTTCTCCTTTTCGCCGAGGTAATCAAGCATCATCGCCCCGGCCATAATCATCGCAATCGGATTGACAATTGAGGGCGAAAGTTTCTCATACTTTGGTGCTGAGCCATGGGTCGGCTCAAAAACCGCCACCTCCGGACCGATGTTTGCCGAATAGGCAAAACCAAGACCGCCAACCAGACCGGCAAACCCGTCAGAGACGATGTCGCCAAACATATTCCCGGAAACAATCACACCGTAATCCTCAGGGTTCTTTGTCAGCCACATCATCATCGCATCAACATTCACCGACCACAGTTCAATCTCCGGATACTCCTTGGCAATCTTCTTTGCCTCCAGTTCCATCATCCCGCTGGTCTCCCGCACCACATTGGGCTTCTCGCAGATGGTGACCGATTTGTAACCGTGCTCCCGCGCATACTCAAATGCGGCGCGGACAATCCGCTGGCACGCCTTGCGGGTAAAGATGCGCAGAGAAATCGCCATATCCTCAGAAGGCACATCCATAAAAGCCCTCATCTTCTTATGGGTCTCAAGCGCCCTTCGCACCTCTAAGGGCGGATTGGTCCATTCCACCCCGCAATAAAGGCACTCGGTGTTCTGTCGGAATATCACCACATCCACCTTTGGCTCCTCAAAGGAGTCGCCCTTGCGCCTGATAAAATTCAAAGGGTTATTCGGAAACGAGCGGCAGGGGCGGATACAGATGTCAAGGTTAAAGTGCTGGCGCATCGTCACAATCGGTGAGTAGTAAACATAACCCTTGCCCTTAAGCGCGGGGTCAAGCTCTGCCTCCGCCTTATCCTTGGGCTTTGATGTTATTGCGCCGAAAAGCCCGACCTTGTGCTCCTCAAGGAGTTTGATCGTCCTTTCCGGCAGGGCGTTGCCCTCCTTGCACCAGAACTCCCAGCCGACATCGCCATAGACAAAATCGGCATCAAAGCCGACCGCCTTTAAGACCTTGAGCGCCTCCGGCAAGACAATTCTCCCGATGCCATCACCGGGCATTGCCACAATCGTCCTTTTACCCATAAAAAGCCTCCTGTTCAAAATCAATCTCTGCCTCTATCCTAAAAGGGAAAATCCTGTTCAAAGTGGAAAATTATACCCTTTTTAAAATCGCAGTCAATCCGCTTAAACCTCTCCTGCCGCTATCCGCTCTTTGCGCCATTTCTCAACCTCTGCCTTTACCTTAACCTGTTAAAAACCGGGAGGGTGGAGGGGACCTTACCCTTTTCAAAGAAAACAAAGTAAGACCAAATTGCTAATATATTGATAAGGTGTGGCTTAGAGCAAATATCTCCGAGAAGAGCAAAATCCTGCGTTAATTTCAGCCCATTTTCTGGCTCTAAATGATGGGGGGTCTGCTCATCTTCATCAGAGTTTTTATCAAGCGAACTAACACCCCAGGATACAATATTGTGCTCGTTTACAGTTTTTGCTTGACAACAGGCGGGAAAATCTGTAATATATATCGTGAAATTTCCATATTTATTGAGAGGTTGGCGACAAACAAAGGAGAGAAAATATGATATCTGCTGACAAGTCACCTCCACCAAAAATGCATGTTGCCCGCAGGGCACCGGGTACGGGAGGATTTGCCCAGTATGTGAAGTTTATTGTTGTCGGAGTGATAATTTTATTGCTCGTGGTGATTGTCATTGCGAGCGCGACCAGAAGGACTCCGAAGAGGGTTGCACGACAAGCAAGGGCAAGGGTAGGAAGGCAGGTTAGTTTAGGTGAGCCGACAACCACTATAGCTGAGAGAAGGGCAATGACAAAGAGTGCCCGGGCTGAGATGAGGGAAAAGGCGCGCAGGGAGAGATTGGAGGAGCGGAGAAGACGCCGGGAGGAGAGAAGAAGGCTAAGGCTCGAAAGGCGGCGCGGCACCAGGCGTGCCAGCCGTGGGAGTTACACGGCCAGGCGCAGCACCACACCAATCTTGAGTGCGATTGTGCCGCAACCA
The window above is part of the candidate division WOR-3 bacterium genome. Proteins encoded here:
- a CDS encoding aconitase family protein, producing MKGTIIEKIIARHSGAAEVKPGDIVDMEIDVRVARDFGGANVIKEIEEHGLGVADPKRTFFTFDCNPTGSDQKYAANQQLCRLFARKWGIKVFDIDSGIGTHLAIDEGLIGPGETLVSTDSHANILGAIGAFGQGMGDKDIACAWAKGRVWFEVPPTVRIELTGRPAPLVTPKDVGLALLRHFGASGLLGCAAEVYGEYAEGLSLDRRITIASLGTEMGAIIILFPPSPEVLEYCQRRTKRQIEPVYADSDANYQRVERIDLAGLEPLIS
- a CDS encoding HD domain-containing protein, which codes for MITFEEIERLFEPQLKRIGDKNLRTQVVEVWVQAAKEGGWGSIEELLNMPFTLLTDTKGINIVEHTIAVTEGALALAQAQINSYKSMPYKINLDRLVAGALLHDVGKLVEVEPDGKGGFKKSKAGELTRHPIAGAVIAAKVGLPRDVINTIACHAKEGEGAPKVLETVLIHQADFATFDPLVMMQKGLLIL
- a CDS encoding isocitrate/isopropylmalate family dehydrogenase; its protein translation is MGKRTIVAMPGDGIGRIVLPEALKVLKAVGFDADFVYGDVGWEFWCKEGNALPERTIKLLEEHKVGLFGAITSKPKDKAEAELDPALKGKGYVYYSPIVTMRQHFNLDICIRPCRSFPNNPLNFIRRKGDSFEEPKVDVVIFRQNTECLYCGVEWTNPPLEVRRALETHKKMRAFMDVPSEDMAISLRIFTRKACQRIVRAAFEYAREHGYKSVTICEKPNVVRETSGMMELEAKKIAKEYPEIELWSVNVDAMMMWLTKNPEDYGVIVSGNMFGDIVSDGFAGLVGGLGFAYSANIGPEVAVFEPTHGSAPKYEKLSPSIVNPIAMIMAGAMMLDYLGEKEKARRIEKAVARVVLEGKVRTYDMLRLKGGPDVFQYGAASTQEMTEAIIKAL